Proteins encoded together in one Deinococcus ruber window:
- a CDS encoding DinB family protein, with protein MSDQVWLKGFLEVLKEAVEGGTPGQGTAFLDGTKADGSGNNGLLATLAGLSAAQASDPTPLGLSVAAHAAHTAYHMEVVVRWNDGDRGPFDWKGSFAPATVNDEEWKQLQSRVNSAYTALVQLAQQPTDWDDAEEDAAGGVAGALAHVTYHLGAVRQLVKLL; from the coding sequence ATGAGCGATCAGGTGTGGCTGAAGGGCTTTCTGGAGGTTCTGAAAGAAGCAGTGGAAGGCGGCACGCCCGGTCAGGGGACTGCCTTTCTGGACGGCACAAAGGCCGACGGCAGCGGCAACAACGGTCTGCTTGCCACGCTCGCTGGCCTGAGTGCAGCGCAGGCCAGCGACCCCACCCCCCTGGGCCTGAGCGTGGCCGCCCACGCCGCGCATACCGCCTATCACATGGAAGTGGTCGTGCGCTGGAACGACGGCGACAGGGGGCCGTTCGACTGGAAAGGCAGCTTTGCGCCCGCCACCGTGAACGATGAGGAGTGGAAGCAGCTTCAGAGCCGGGTCAACAGCGCGTATACGGCACTGGTCCAACTGGCACAGCAGCCGACCGACTGGGACGACGCCGAAGAGGACGCGGCAGGCGGCGTGGCCGGAGCGCTCGCCCACGTGACCTACCACCTGGGCGCGGTGCGGCAACTGGTCAAGCTGCTGTAA
- a CDS encoding menaquinone biosynthesis family protein, translating into MTVSADPLELGYSFCPNDTFIFYALSHGKVNTPTPIHELLEDVQTLNDWAGVARLPITKISYRAYFSVMKDYVALRSGGALGRGVGPLIVARGEQGDLNGKTVASPGALTTAELLLKIVYPGVRVVRMRYDAIMPAVERGEVDAGLIIHESRFTYHTHGLSKLLDLGAWWEGETGLPLPLGAILVRRDLPTDMQQALQAAVRASLEYAWQHPHEPKAYIRQHALEMSDDVMQAHIDLYVNEFSLDVGEEGERAVRELYRRAVEAGAVEASELPLFVEEG; encoded by the coding sequence ATGACGGTTTCTGCCGATCCCCTTGAGCTGGGCTACTCGTTCTGCCCCAACGATACGTTTATTTTCTACGCGCTGTCACACGGCAAGGTGAACACGCCGACGCCGATCCATGAGCTGCTGGAAGACGTGCAGACGCTCAACGACTGGGCCGGTGTTGCGCGGCTGCCGATCACCAAGATTTCCTACCGCGCCTATTTCTCGGTCATGAAGGACTACGTGGCCCTGAGAAGCGGCGGAGCGCTGGGCCGGGGCGTGGGGCCGCTGATCGTGGCGCGGGGCGAACAGGGCGACCTGAACGGCAAAACGGTGGCCTCGCCGGGCGCACTCACCACCGCCGAACTGCTGCTGAAAATCGTGTATCCGGGCGTGCGAGTCGTGCGGATGCGCTACGACGCCATCATGCCTGCCGTCGAGCGCGGGGAAGTGGACGCGGGCCTGATTATTCACGAGTCGCGCTTTACGTACCACACGCACGGCCTGAGCAAACTGCTCGACCTGGGTGCGTGGTGGGAAGGCGAAACGGGGCTGCCGCTGCCGCTGGGCGCGATTCTGGTGCGCCGCGATCTGCCCACCGACATGCAGCAGGCCCTGCAAGCGGCGGTGCGGGCCAGCCTGGAGTATGCCTGGCAGCACCCACACGAGCCGAAAGCCTACATCCGTCAGCACGCGCTGGAAATGAGCGACGACGTGATGCAGGCGCATATCGATCTATATGTCAACGAATTCTCGCTAGATGTGGGCGAGGAAGGAGAGCGGGCGGTCAGGGAGCTGTACCGAAGGGCAGTGGAGGCGGGCGCGGTGGAAGCGAGCGAGTTGCCGCTGTTCGTGGAAGAAGGCTAG
- a CDS encoding DUF6174 domain-containing protein translates to MTAARAHWKAANIQDYRYDLARFMKPGSLPALRITVKGSKVAGVEVLTSAPPGNPTSLPGETVDGLFDELQSGFPTTPGKCTGLELNLDPSDGHPLNASFGTEEESIQDGGGGFSVSNFTRL, encoded by the coding sequence CTGACCGCCGCTCGCGCCCACTGGAAGGCCGCCAATATTCAGGACTACCGGTATGATCTGGCACGGTTCATGAAACCCGGCAGCCTTCCAGCCCTCCGTATCACTGTGAAAGGCAGCAAGGTGGCGGGTGTCGAAGTGCTGACCTCGGCACCACCCGGTAATCCGACCAGTCTGCCAGGGGAGACTGTGGATGGTCTCTTTGACGAGTTACAGAGTGGCTTTCCAACAACTCCGGGTAAATGCACCGGATTGGAATTGAACTTGGATCCAAGCGACGGACACCCTCTGAATGCGTCGTTTGGCACTGAAGAAGAAAGCATTCAGGACGGCGGGGGCGGCTTTTCCGTCTCCAACTTCACCCGCCTCTAG